AGGAGGAATTGGACTTGCATCAGTTTATTATCTGATTAAAAAATTTCCTCAAAGAGCCTATCTTTTTTATGGTGTAAGAAATGAAAAAGAAATACTTTTTTATGAAGAACTAAAAAGGCTTTCAAAACAACTTTATATCTCAACTGAGAAAGAAACTTCCTATGCCTATAAAGGAGTTATTACAGAGCTTTTTAGAGAAAAAAGCATACAACTTCCTTTCCCTATTTATGCCTGTGGACCTATGATGATGTTAAAAGAGCTTAAAAAAATTGTTAATGAAAACAGACCCTGTTATGTAGCAACAGAGGAGAGAATGGCTTGTGGAGTTGGAGCATGTCTTGGATGTGTAATAAAAACAAGGGAAGATTTCAAAAGAGTTTGCACTGAAGGTCCTGTTTTTGAGCTTAAGGAGCTTGTATTATGATGCCTGTCTTGGAGGTTAAAATAGGTAATCTTAGTTTTAAAAATCCTGTGCTTACTGCATCTGGCACATTTGGCTACGGACTTGAGTATTCTCAGTTTGTTGATCTTAATATTTTAGGTGGCATTGTTGTAAAGGGGCTTTCATTAA
The Thermodesulfovibrio yellowstonii DSM 11347 DNA segment above includes these coding regions:
- a CDS encoding dihydroorotate dehydrogenase electron transfer subunit → MNKLFKSKVISNEALTEEIYLISLEISDDVETKPGQFCILRVNQRLDPLLGRPFSIFEHEKGEIKFLYRLKGKGTNILTKLKKGDSITLTGPFGRWYPFPEGDFIVIAGGIGLASVYYLIKKFPQRAYLFYGVRNEKEILFYEELKRLSKQLYISTEKETSYAYKGVITELFREKSIQLPFPIYACGPMMMLKELKKIVNENRPCYVATEERMACGVGACLGCVIKTREDFKRVCTEGPVFELKELVL